In Dethiosulfovibrio faecalis, a genomic segment contains:
- a CDS encoding heavy metal translocating P-type ATPase, with amino-acid sequence MAHDFARKIVEGGERSLGGFFFFFVGGCLLIASLFSISIYGYGERTSLLSMGAAVFMGTPLILRAVRELFEESSEMNELAALGVTATFVSGRFITSATISFVIVLSALLEGRSARGARESLKELLDLKPPKGTVFRDGVWLNVEAGDLVVGDELRIIPGERVPADGVVLNGETSINESTITGESLPAEKKGGDDVYAGTVNLTGTVICRVTSVGSETTLGKVQKMISDAEKSRTPVMRMIDRYARWYVPVVMLLSGAVFFVTGDLDRVVSMVVVACPCSILLAGPTAVVALLGVAARLGVLIKDVSHLEVAERLTTIVLDKTGTVTTGHLEVMEISSCDPINKKRLLSLACSLEKDSSHPIARSLCEKASFMGLDFLPTEAMKEVHGMGVLGKVDGRSVMVGRRSWILSSGVDVPDIENSHFGQSVLFVAVDGVFAGEIYLEDRVKDDVKSSLLDIRNRGVDKIILLSGDRKTVVERVSEAIGVSFWESGMLPHQKMDYVSELKEKGEIVAVVGDGVNDGPALSAGDLSIAMGAAGSGIAISSSSIALMKDDISKIPLVMDLAKESLTIMRQNLHFALIAITLSMILGAVGVLHPIAAAILHGGTSLAVVFNSARLMRFKGGAVLDV; translated from the coding sequence ATGGCTCATGATTTTGCTAGAAAAATAGTCGAAGGAGGAGAACGGTCTTTAGGGGGGTTTTTCTTCTTTTTTGTTGGAGGATGTCTTTTGATCGCGTCGCTTTTTTCCATCTCGATATATGGTTATGGAGAGAGAACGTCCCTGCTTTCGATGGGAGCCGCTGTATTTATGGGAACCCCTCTTATCTTGAGAGCCGTTAGAGAGCTTTTCGAAGAATCGTCGGAAATGAACGAACTGGCCGCTTTAGGTGTTACAGCTACTTTCGTGTCGGGGCGTTTTATAACTTCCGCCACTATTTCCTTTGTAATTGTGCTTTCCGCATTGTTGGAAGGACGTTCTGCGAGAGGAGCGAGGGAGAGTCTGAAAGAGCTCCTGGATTTGAAACCTCCTAAGGGAACGGTTTTCCGCGATGGGGTGTGGCTTAACGTAGAAGCGGGAGATCTTGTCGTCGGAGATGAACTCAGGATCATCCCGGGGGAGAGGGTTCCTGCCGACGGAGTAGTCCTGAATGGAGAGACTTCGATTAACGAATCGACTATTACGGGAGAATCCCTACCTGCTGAGAAAAAAGGAGGCGACGACGTCTATGCTGGGACGGTCAATTTGACCGGAACGGTTATCTGTCGAGTGACGTCGGTGGGGTCCGAGACGACCTTGGGAAAGGTACAGAAAATGATTTCCGATGCGGAAAAATCTCGTACTCCTGTTATGAGAATGATAGATCGTTACGCCAGGTGGTATGTGCCGGTGGTGATGCTACTTTCCGGAGCGGTTTTCTTTGTCACCGGTGATTTGGATAGAGTGGTTTCGATGGTGGTCGTAGCGTGTCCTTGCTCCATTCTTTTGGCTGGACCTACCGCGGTTGTGGCCTTACTTGGAGTGGCTGCTCGATTGGGGGTTCTAATAAAGGATGTATCCCATCTCGAGGTAGCCGAGAGACTTACGACGATAGTTCTCGACAAGACCGGAACCGTTACCACCGGTCATCTAGAGGTTATGGAAATCTCTTCATGTGATCCCATAAATAAGAAGAGGCTTCTTTCTTTAGCTTGTTCCTTGGAAAAGGATTCAAGTCATCCGATCGCGAGATCTCTCTGTGAAAAAGCGAGCTTTATGGGATTGGATTTTCTTCCTACCGAGGCGATGAAAGAAGTTCACGGAATGGGAGTTTTGGGAAAAGTGGATGGTAGATCTGTAATGGTGGGGAGACGGTCTTGGATTTTATCCTCTGGCGTTGATGTTCCCGACATAGAAAATAGCCACTTTGGGCAAAGTGTATTGTTTGTCGCCGTGGACGGTGTCTTTGCTGGAGAGATATATCTTGAAGATAGAGTAAAGGACGACGTAAAGTCATCCCTTCTCGACATAAGGAACCGAGGAGTCGATAAAATCATTCTTCTGTCGGGAGACAGAAAAACGGTGGTCGAAAGGGTCTCCGAGGCGATAGGAGTGTCTTTTTGGGAGTCCGGGATGTTGCCGCATCAAAAGATGGATTATGTTTCGGAGTTAAAAGAAAAGGGTGAGATCGTTGCGGTAGTCGGAGACGGCGTTAACGACGGTCCCGCTCTTTCCGCGGGAGATCTTTCCATTGCGATGGGAGCTGCCGGAAGCGGTATCGCCATATCTTCGTCATCGATAGCGTTGATGAAAGACGATATATCGAAGATTCCTCTTGTGATGGATCTTGCCAAAGAGAGTCTGACCATCATGAGACAAAATCTGCATTTTGCTCTCATAGCTATAACTTTGTCCATGATTCTAGGGGCTGTAGGAGTATTGCATCCGATAGCCGCTGCTATCTTACATGGTGGAACTTCTTTAGCGGTGGTTTTCAACTCCGCCAGGTTAATGAGGTTTAAAGGAGGGGCTGTCCTTGACGTTTGA
- a CDS encoding FeoA family protein: MVKIAMRQMEDNQTGTIAKVRAEGELGRRIRDMGLTPGTTIRIMGRAPLYDPVAIRVGDFTLTLRDSEADYIDVEVEER; the protein is encoded by the coding sequence GTGGTCAAGATAGCCATGAGACAGATGGAGGATAACCAGACCGGGACCATCGCCAAGGTGAGGGCCGAGGGGGAGCTGGGCAGACGAATAAGGGATATGGGGCTTACTCCGGGAACGACTATTAGAATAATGGGAAGGGCTCCTCTCTACGACCCAGTGGCCATAAGGGTTGGCGACTTTACCTTGACCCTTAGAGACAGCGAGGCGGACTACATAGACGTGGAGGTGGAGGAAAGATGA
- the feoB gene encoding ferrous iron transport protein B, which yields MTTVALAGNPNSGKTTLFNGLTGARQHVGNYPGVTVEHKRGTYNHDGISVEVEDLPGIYSLSAYSAEEEVARDFLIRQTPDVVIDIVDSSNLERNLYLSVQLKEMGLPVCLALNMMDVAESRGMEIDTDKLSSLMRTPVVPIVARKSEGIHEMMNRALEIAGKDPEPFKISYGPDIDPVLDEMARAIDQDPILDEAIRPRWSALKYLEGDETIKISIAERAPELEKKLNGMAETLDSHLRATLDTYAEALIADHRYGYIKSILQQGVLIYRKDREAKSVSDRIDAIVTHRFVGPIVMLAVLGTLYHITFAYSEIPVGWFESFFGWIGSLANDYMSEGPLKSMVMSGVIDGVGGVMGFVPLIFLMFLGISFLEDTGYLARVAFMLDRVFRVFGLHGSSVMPFIISGGIAGGCAVPGVMAARTIKSPKERLATLLTVPFMNCGAKLPVFALLIGVFFPEGETRMMLLITAISWIGAMLAARLLRSTILRGETTPFVMELPTYRFPTFRGLLIHTWERTWQYIKKAGTVILGISILLWAMMTYPGLDEKATVKFENMREKVSDELSQEKRTKILSEIDGMEAQEALRRSYAGRIGTALEKVTSWAGFDWRDNIALVGGFAAKEVVVSTLGTAYSLGEVDPEESGGLASIIERSPDWSPLKALALIIFTMFYAPCFVTVVCIAKEAGSWKWAAFSMTFNTLLAYLLAVAVYQGGAFIQSIGG from the coding sequence ATGACCACCGTAGCCCTGGCGGGAAATCCGAACTCGGGAAAGACGACACTCTTCAACGGTCTGACCGGAGCCAGACAACACGTCGGCAACTATCCGGGAGTGACGGTGGAACACAAAAGGGGAACCTACAATCACGACGGTATATCGGTGGAGGTCGAGGACCTTCCGGGAATATACTCTCTCTCCGCCTACTCCGCCGAGGAGGAGGTAGCCAGGGATTTCCTTATCCGACAGACGCCGGACGTGGTGATCGACATAGTCGACTCCTCCAATCTAGAGAGGAACCTGTACCTGTCGGTCCAGCTGAAGGAGATGGGCCTTCCGGTATGCCTGGCATTGAACATGATGGACGTGGCCGAGTCGAGAGGTATGGAGATAGACACGGACAAGCTGTCTTCTCTAATGAGAACCCCGGTGGTCCCCATAGTCGCCAGAAAATCCGAGGGAATCCACGAGATGATGAATCGGGCCCTGGAGATAGCAGGAAAGGACCCGGAGCCTTTTAAGATCTCCTACGGCCCCGATATCGACCCGGTTCTGGACGAGATGGCCAGGGCTATAGACCAGGACCCGATATTGGACGAGGCGATAAGGCCGAGATGGTCAGCTCTGAAGTATCTCGAAGGGGACGAGACTATAAAGATCTCCATAGCGGAGAGAGCCCCGGAGCTGGAGAAAAAACTTAACGGCATGGCCGAAACTCTGGACTCCCACTTGAGAGCCACACTGGACACTTACGCGGAGGCCTTAATAGCGGACCATCGTTACGGGTATATAAAATCGATCCTCCAGCAAGGCGTTCTGATATACAGAAAGGACAGAGAGGCCAAGAGCGTGTCCGACAGGATAGACGCCATAGTGACCCACCGTTTCGTGGGCCCCATAGTTATGCTCGCCGTCCTGGGGACCCTTTACCATATAACCTTCGCCTACAGCGAGATACCGGTGGGATGGTTCGAGAGCTTTTTCGGGTGGATAGGATCTCTGGCGAACGATTATATGTCTGAAGGACCGTTGAAATCGATGGTAATGTCGGGAGTGATAGACGGGGTCGGAGGTGTTATGGGATTCGTTCCCCTCATATTCCTGATGTTTCTCGGGATATCCTTCTTGGAGGACACCGGATATCTGGCAAGGGTGGCTTTCATGCTGGACAGGGTCTTCAGAGTTTTCGGACTACATGGCAGTTCGGTGATGCCTTTCATAATCTCAGGAGGCATCGCCGGAGGATGCGCCGTTCCAGGAGTCATGGCGGCCAGAACGATAAAGTCGCCCAAGGAACGATTGGCCACCTTACTGACCGTTCCCTTCATGAACTGCGGGGCGAAGCTGCCGGTGTTCGCCCTATTGATAGGGGTTTTCTTCCCTGAAGGGGAAACCCGAATGATGCTTCTGATAACGGCAATATCGTGGATAGGAGCCATGTTGGCCGCCCGGCTTCTCCGTTCGACGATCCTTCGAGGGGAGACCACTCCCTTTGTGATGGAGCTGCCAACCTACCGTTTCCCCACCTTTCGAGGACTTCTGATACACACATGGGAGAGAACATGGCAATACATAAAGAAAGCCGGCACCGTCATCTTGGGGATATCGATACTTCTATGGGCGATGATGACCTATCCCGGACTGGACGAAAAGGCTACAGTCAAGTTCGAGAACATGAGGGAAAAGGTCTCGGACGAACTGTCTCAGGAAAAGCGGACCAAGATACTGTCAGAGATAGACGGAATGGAGGCCCAGGAGGCCCTGCGGCGTTCCTACGCCGGGCGAATCGGGACCGCTTTGGAGAAAGTAACCTCTTGGGCCGGGTTCGACTGGAGGGACAACATCGCACTTGTCGGAGGTTTCGCCGCCAAAGAGGTCGTAGTGTCGACGCTTGGGACGGCTTATTCCCTAGGCGAGGTAGATCCGGAGGAAAGCGGCGGTCTGGCATCCATAATAGAGAGGTCTCCAGACTGGTCGCCCCTCAAAGCATTGGCGCTGATAATATTCACCATGTTCTACGCCCCATGTTTCGTAACCGTGGTCTGCATCGCCAAGGAGGCCGGCTCATGGAAATGGGCGGCCTTCTCCATGACGTTCAATACCCTTTTGGCCTATCTGTTGGCGGTGGCGGTCTATCAGGGAGGGGCGTTTATACAGTCCATAGGAGGGTAG
- a CDS encoding FeoB-associated Cys-rich membrane protein, which yields MEKLVVAVIVAFAGWILFRRFRSLIKRGGCGCSGCSGCGTSSSCNGCDIRIEPGEDDREKPQG from the coding sequence ATGGAAAAACTCGTAGTAGCCGTTATAGTGGCCTTCGCCGGATGGATCCTCTTCAGGCGATTCAGATCGTTGATAAAGAGAGGAGGCTGCGGATGTTCCGGGTGTTCCGGCTGTGGGACGTCCTCCAGCTGCAACGGTTGCGATATCCGAATCGAGCCGGGAGAAGACGATAGAGAAAAGCCACAAGGATAG
- a CDS encoding peroxiredoxin has protein sequence MMENRIPLIGEAMPELKVVTTRGKKTIPNDYAGQWFVLFSHPADFTPVCTTEFVAFQKRYDKFKELNCELIGMSIDQVFAHIKWEQWIEENLDVEIQFPIIADDGTVGKQLGMIHPGKGSNTVRAVFIVDPNGIIRAILYYPQELGRNMDEVLRMVKALQISEKNGVAMPANWPENEIIGDSVIVPPASDVENAKKRLTEYENFDWWFCHKKLD, from the coding sequence ATGATGGAAAACAGGATACCCCTTATCGGCGAGGCTATGCCGGAGCTTAAGGTAGTAACTACCAGAGGTAAGAAAACCATCCCCAACGATTACGCCGGGCAGTGGTTCGTGCTCTTCAGCCACCCGGCGGACTTCACCCCGGTCTGCACTACCGAGTTCGTGGCTTTCCAGAAGAGATACGATAAGTTCAAGGAGTTGAACTGCGAACTCATCGGAATGAGCATCGACCAGGTCTTCGCTCACATCAAATGGGAACAATGGATAGAGGAGAATCTGGACGTCGAGATCCAGTTTCCCATAATCGCCGACGACGGCACGGTCGGCAAACAGCTCGGCATGATACACCCCGGCAAGGGATCCAACACCGTAAGGGCCGTATTCATAGTCGACCCGAACGGCATAATAAGGGCGATCCTCTACTACCCGCAGGAGCTCGGCAGAAACATGGACGAGGTGCTGCGCATGGTCAAGGCCCTTCAGATAAGCGAGAAGAACGGTGTTGCCATGCCTGCGAACTGGCCGGAAAACGAGATTATCGGGGATTCCGTGATCGTTCCTCCGGCGAGCGACGTCGAAAACGCGAAAAAGAGACTGACCGAGTACGAGAATTTCGACTGGTGGTTCTGCCACAAGAAACTCGATTAA
- a CDS encoding pyridoxal phosphate-dependent aminotransferase, whose product MAPLDWRKTIPQGLRDTTTELYVNTVEKRSFSVDCALGSSPIGAPCGVVSAFGKAFGEDLSSYVPPSERLTEPVCRFWKDLVSQEELVFANGTDTILVVLAKALGAPGGRILGMAPQFTDAPVHFQLSGCDFKAVNLEGPSYEIDADRLLEALDDSISLVYIDRPHNPTGQLMSLDDLDRIVAAADKRDALVIVDEAYGDFVDESTSCLNLKRDNILCLRSFSKGWGMAGIRGGYGVFRSPLARDLYLRVSPPFTVDALAFAAIPMALDEADEFLPSMRREVARLKRATVDRIIESPRFSVAKTHPSVSIMMVTYDYREANLYDMLMEHGIKTAPGSGFLGIGDNSVRLRVPPEDQFEDFRTRWRDMVSSLPR is encoded by the coding sequence ATGGCGCCATTGGACTGGAGAAAGACGATCCCGCAGGGACTGAGGGACACCACCACCGAGCTTTACGTCAACACAGTCGAAAAGAGAAGTTTCTCCGTAGACTGCGCCCTGGGATCTAGCCCTATAGGGGCTCCCTGCGGAGTCGTGTCCGCCTTCGGAAAGGCTTTTGGAGAAGATCTTTCGTCTTACGTTCCTCCGTCGGAGAGGTTGACCGAGCCGGTCTGCCGTTTCTGGAAAGATCTGGTGTCTCAAGAAGAACTGGTTTTTGCCAACGGAACGGACACCATCCTGGTGGTGCTGGCCAAGGCTTTGGGCGCCCCGGGAGGACGAATCTTGGGCATGGCTCCACAGTTCACCGACGCCCCGGTCCATTTCCAGCTTTCCGGATGCGACTTCAAAGCGGTGAATCTGGAGGGCCCCTCCTACGAAATAGATGCAGACCGGCTACTGGAGGCACTGGACGATTCGATATCTCTGGTCTACATCGATCGTCCCCACAACCCGACGGGTCAGCTGATGTCCTTGGACGACCTGGACAGAATAGTGGCGGCCGCGGATAAAAGGGATGCCCTGGTGATAGTGGACGAGGCTTACGGAGATTTCGTCGACGAATCCACGTCCTGTCTGAACCTGAAACGGGACAACATCCTCTGTCTTCGCAGTTTTTCCAAGGGTTGGGGAATGGCAGGCATAAGGGGAGGATACGGGGTATTTCGATCTCCCCTAGCAAGGGATCTCTATCTGAGGGTTAGCCCCCCCTTCACCGTGGACGCACTGGCTTTCGCAGCGATACCTATGGCGCTGGACGAGGCTGATGAGTTTCTACCGTCCATGAGACGGGAGGTCGCCAGGCTGAAGAGGGCTACAGTGGACAGGATAATCGAGTCTCCCCGGTTCTCCGTGGCGAAGACCCATCCGTCGGTGTCCATCATGATGGTGACCTACGACTACAGGGAAGCAAATCTCTACGATATGCTGATGGAGCATGGGATAAAGACCGCTCCCGGATCGGGTTTTCTAGGGATAGGCGACAATTCTGTGAGGTTGAGGGTTCCCCCGGAGGATCAATTCGAAGATTTCAGGACGAGATGGAGAGACATGGTCTCGTCCCTTCCCAGGTGA
- a CDS encoding DMT family transporter yields the protein MRLRERSADLVMFLAVFATSTGSIFAKAANAPSLTVAAYRVGLASLVLVPMAFMLRRDEIRSLSSRDWKDTVLSGTALAVHFASWISSLSFISVASCVVLVNTAPLWVAMMAPFLTGERINGKTATAIAVAVSGAVIIGWGDFSSGSEAWKGDLLAVLGAITMAIYLLLGRRVREKVSLLSYVSVCYGTAAILLWTVALIGPYRTWGFSSGTWWAFWGMAIIPQLLGHSAYNWALRWVSPSVVSVVLLGEPVCSSVMALFLFGEPLGLKTIIGGCLILMGVHMAQRARKGL from the coding sequence ATGAGGTTAAGGGAGCGAAGCGCCGACTTGGTGATGTTTCTGGCGGTGTTCGCAACGTCTACGGGGTCCATCTTCGCCAAGGCGGCGAACGCTCCGTCCTTGACGGTGGCAGCATACAGGGTCGGCCTGGCCTCTCTCGTTCTGGTGCCGATGGCTTTCATGCTTCGAAGAGACGAGATAAGGTCCCTGTCCTCCAGGGACTGGAAGGATACGGTTCTATCCGGGACGGCGCTGGCGGTCCACTTCGCCTCGTGGATATCGTCCCTGAGCTTCATCTCGGTGGCCAGCTGTGTGGTTCTGGTCAACACGGCACCTCTATGGGTGGCGATGATGGCCCCCTTCCTCACCGGTGAAAGGATCAACGGAAAGACCGCGACCGCTATAGCCGTGGCCGTGTCGGGAGCCGTTATCATAGGCTGGGGGGATTTCTCCTCCGGTTCGGAGGCGTGGAAGGGGGATCTTCTGGCCGTACTTGGAGCGATAACCATGGCCATCTATCTCCTGCTAGGGAGAAGGGTCAGGGAGAAGGTATCGCTGCTCTCCTACGTGTCGGTCTGCTACGGAACGGCAGCGATTCTTCTTTGGACAGTGGCTCTGATCGGTCCCTATCGAACCTGGGGATTCTCCTCCGGCACGTGGTGGGCATTCTGGGGGATGGCCATCATCCCCCAGTTGTTAGGTCACTCCGCCTATAACTGGGCTCTCAGGTGGGTGAGTCCTTCGGTGGTATCGGTGGTCTTGTTGGGTGAACCGGTCTGTTCGTCGGTTATGGCGTTGTTCTTGTTCGGCGAACCTCTAGGGCTCAAGACGATAATCGGTGGATGTCTCATCCTTATGGGGGTCCATATGGCCCAGAGGGCCAGAAAGGGCCTCTAG
- a CDS encoding patatin-like phospholipase family protein, giving the protein MSADLRDAVSKGLKIGLALGGGAARGCAHIGVLRALEEKSIPVGCISGTSIGAMVGAVYASGGMDHLEELLLKMDLLQLLSYFDVVFPHSGLVDGRKVTELLRGILGDRSFDDLSVPFAAVATDLRDGSEVVLSSGDVIDAVRASIAVPGVFTPFVTEDALLVDGGLVDPVPVNVVRSLGAEFTIAVDLNRYVVGSKQEHRTGGGLRRKKIRKGDGPSLVDSLIDEISSLMSDEDKGKKSKGPGLIDVMVTSINIMESSITENRLKVDSPELLIAPRLGHIRFMEFFRAEEAMEAGYRAAMDLLS; this is encoded by the coding sequence TTGTCCGCAGATCTGCGTGATGCCGTATCGAAAGGTCTTAAGATAGGGCTGGCCTTGGGAGGCGGAGCCGCCAGAGGCTGTGCCCATATAGGGGTTCTGCGCGCTCTGGAGGAGAAATCCATCCCTGTGGGATGTATCTCCGGTACCAGCATAGGAGCCATGGTGGGGGCCGTCTACGCCTCCGGAGGAATGGATCATCTGGAGGAGCTGCTTCTCAAGATGGACCTGCTGCAGTTGCTGTCTTATTTCGACGTGGTCTTCCCCCACTCGGGTCTGGTCGACGGAAGAAAGGTCACCGAACTGCTCAGAGGGATCTTGGGCGACAGATCCTTCGATGATCTGTCCGTTCCCTTTGCCGCAGTGGCCACCGATCTGAGGGACGGAAGCGAGGTGGTCCTCTCGTCCGGGGACGTCATCGACGCGGTAAGGGCAAGCATAGCCGTCCCGGGAGTGTTCACGCCCTTCGTCACCGAAGACGCCCTGTTGGTGGACGGCGGTCTGGTTGATCCGGTTCCGGTAAACGTGGTCAGGTCCCTGGGGGCCGAGTTCACAATAGCCGTAGATCTCAACCGTTACGTGGTGGGAAGCAAACAGGAACACAGGACGGGCGGTGGACTTAGAAGAAAAAAGATCAGGAAAGGCGACGGTCCCTCCCTGGTGGACTCTCTGATAGACGAGATCAGCTCTCTGATGAGCGACGAGGATAAAGGTAAAAAATCAAAGGGGCCGGGTTTGATAGACGTCATGGTCACCTCCATAAATATAATGGAAAGCTCCATAACGGAGAACAGGCTTAAGGTGGACTCTCCGGAGCTACTGATTGCACCGAGGCTCGGTCATATTCGTTTCATGGAGTTTTTTCGGGCGGAGGAGGCTATGGAGGCCGGTTACAGGGCCGCCATGGACCTCCTGTCCTGA
- a CDS encoding homoserine dehydrogenase, with amino-acid sequence MELGIALVGFGNVAQGFARILIRKRDLLTTRYGIIPVVKAVVTGSKGTLWDPSGLDLEAVLDSMVNLEDLSGVSALPATLDEILKGDEVSVVVDTTPTDLVTGEPGLSIIKKAIESGKHVVSSSKGPVSVALPELTDLAAGHGVAYRFEGALLSGTPSINLAMEAMAGCDVVKVQGIVNGTTNYILTRMEEGMGYEDALSEAQDRGYAEADPSGDVDGWDAAVKAQIIASVIMGEPISLDQVERRGISEISRDDVLAALERGNRIKLIAQVERRGRNVIASVSPMELSLNHPLAGVMGATNAITYETDNLKDVTIVGPGAGREETGQALLADLLAIFRERGGSVVRRSA; translated from the coding sequence ATGGAGTTGGGAATAGCTTTGGTCGGTTTTGGAAACGTAGCCCAGGGGTTCGCCAGAATATTGATCAGAAAGAGGGATCTACTGACCACCAGATACGGAATAATCCCGGTCGTAAAGGCCGTGGTAACCGGATCGAAGGGGACCCTGTGGGATCCCTCCGGGCTGGACCTGGAGGCCGTTCTCGATTCCATGGTTAACCTCGAAGACCTGTCCGGGGTATCCGCCCTTCCCGCCACTCTCGACGAGATCCTCAAGGGCGACGAGGTATCGGTGGTGGTGGATACCACTCCTACCGATCTGGTCACTGGGGAGCCGGGGCTCTCAATAATAAAGAAGGCCATCGAATCGGGGAAACACGTGGTCAGCTCCAGCAAGGGGCCGGTATCGGTTGCTCTGCCTGAGTTGACAGACCTTGCCGCCGGACACGGGGTGGCCTACCGTTTCGAGGGAGCCCTTCTCAGCGGAACTCCGTCCATAAACCTGGCGATGGAGGCCATGGCAGGTTGCGATGTCGTTAAGGTTCAGGGTATAGTGAACGGTACGACCAACTACATCCTGACCAGGATGGAGGAGGGCATGGGATATGAGGATGCCCTCTCGGAGGCTCAGGACAGGGGATATGCAGAGGCCGATCCGTCCGGCGACGTCGACGGATGGGATGCGGCGGTAAAAGCCCAGATAATAGCGTCGGTCATAATGGGAGAACCTATATCTTTGGACCAGGTCGAAAGGCGTGGGATATCGGAGATATCTCGAGACGACGTGCTTGCCGCCCTGGAGAGAGGAAATCGGATAAAGCTTATAGCACAGGTCGAGCGTAGGGGGCGGAATGTGATAGCCTCCGTGTCTCCTATGGAGCTTTCGTTGAATCACCCTCTGGCCGGAGTCATGGGAGCCACCAACGCCATCACCTACGAGACCGACAACCTCAAGGACGTCACTATAGTGGGTCCCGGGGCTGGAAGAGAGGAGACCGGCCAGGCGCTTCTGGCCGATCTGCTGGCCATATTCAGGGAAAGGGGCGGTTCGGTTGTCCGCAGATCTGCGTGA